A stretch of Desulfitobacterium dichloroeliminans LMG P-21439 DNA encodes these proteins:
- a CDS encoding PLP-dependent aminotransferase family protein, which produces MKYANWMKNVGEGFIGEMLRAAQNPEMISFAGGLPALELFPTHELQDAFQKVFEEQGSSALQYSQTAGYPKLREWLASQHQRNERLARIQEVIITTGSQQGLSLLAQTFLDPGDTVFVETPTYLGAIQAFEGFRANFQMIPCDVEGIIPSELERALQHTTPKFLYLIPNYQNPTGKVMGLERRKELLKVAQKYDLLLVEDNPYGELRYEGESIPHLVELGEHVVYLGTFSKVLAPGLRVGYVLADEDIIMHLEQTKEGVDLHSNNLTQRAVYQYLKQDLLPDHIQKLRQVYDVRRKAMVEAIHTYLGEQIEMVVPSGGLFLWGKLSGVQDSFDYVEDMIKQNVLYVPGALFYADGRVSNEMRLNYSCSTPEVIEEGIKRLAKGLRK; this is translated from the coding sequence ATGAAGTACGCCAACTGGATGAAAAATGTAGGGGAAGGATTTATCGGGGAAATGCTTAGGGCAGCTCAAAATCCTGAGATGATTTCCTTTGCCGGAGGCTTGCCGGCCCTCGAACTTTTTCCGACCCATGAACTTCAAGATGCATTTCAGAAGGTTTTTGAGGAGCAGGGCAGTTCCGCTTTGCAATACTCTCAGACTGCAGGATATCCTAAGCTAAGGGAATGGCTCGCTAGCCAACACCAAAGGAACGAAAGACTAGCTCGTATCCAGGAAGTGATTATCACAACAGGTAGTCAGCAAGGATTGAGTCTCTTAGCCCAGACTTTTTTAGATCCGGGAGATACAGTATTCGTGGAAACCCCTACCTATTTAGGGGCTATTCAAGCTTTTGAAGGCTTTCGCGCAAACTTCCAGATGATCCCCTGTGATGTGGAAGGTATTATTCCCAGTGAATTGGAGCGGGCACTTCAGCATACCACTCCGAAGTTTCTTTATCTCATACCGAATTATCAAAATCCTACCGGAAAAGTTATGGGATTAGAACGGAGAAAAGAGCTTCTCAAGGTGGCTCAAAAGTATGATTTGCTGCTTGTTGAAGATAATCCTTATGGTGAATTGCGTTATGAGGGAGAATCGATTCCCCATCTAGTAGAACTAGGTGAACATGTTGTCTACCTGGGAACCTTCTCCAAGGTTTTAGCACCGGGACTGCGTGTCGGCTACGTACTTGCTGATGAAGATATTATCATGCATCTGGAGCAAACCAAAGAGGGTGTAGACCTCCATAGTAACAATTTGACGCAAAGAGCAGTTTATCAATATTTAAAGCAAGATCTATTGCCGGATCATATTCAAAAGCTACGCCAAGTATATGATGTCCGCCGTAAGGCTATGGTAGAAGCAATCCATACCTATCTAGGAGAACAAATCGAGATGGTGGTTCCCTCAGGAGGACTCTTCCTTTGGGGGAAACTCAGCGGAGTTCAGGATAGCTTTGATTATGTAGAAGACATGATCAAACAAAATGTCCTCTACGTGCCGGGGGCTTTGTTTTATGCCGATGGCCGGGTATCCAATGAGATGCGCCTCAACTATTCCTGCTCAACTCCCGAAGTGATTGAAGAAGGAATTAAGCGTCTTGCCAAAGGGCTGAGAAAATAG
- the lepB gene encoding signal peptidase I, with protein sequence MKKYVRTIFEWGILIVIAWVLSFGIRTYILDTRIVPTGSMLPTIQLQDRLIFDKLFFRYDTLERGNIIMFTASEGSGEHDDLVKRIIGMPGETLEVRESKVWIDGQALAEPYLKDAPDYEYGPIEIPEDSYLVFGDNRNNSKDSHVWGFVPKENVEGRVLLRYWPLEQWGSLD encoded by the coding sequence ATGAAAAAATACGTACGCACGATCTTCGAGTGGGGGATTTTGATTGTCATCGCTTGGGTGCTATCCTTTGGGATCAGAACGTATATCCTTGACACGAGAATTGTCCCTACCGGTTCGATGCTTCCGACCATTCAACTTCAAGATCGCTTAATTTTTGATAAGCTATTTTTCCGCTATGATACCCTGGAACGAGGGAATATCATCATGTTTACTGCTTCTGAAGGCTCCGGTGAGCACGATGACTTGGTAAAACGCATTATTGGTATGCCGGGGGAGACTTTAGAAGTCCGCGAGAGTAAAGTGTGGATAGATGGTCAAGCTTTGGCAGAGCCTTATCTTAAGGATGCTCCTGACTACGAGTATGGACCCATCGAAATCCCTGAAGATTCCTATTTGGTTTTTGGTGACAATCGCAATAACAGCAAGGACAGCCATGTCTGGGGTTTTGTTCCTAAAGAGAATGTCGAAGGACGAGTCTTGCTGCGTTATTGGCCTCTGGAGCAGTGGGGTTCCCTAGATTAG
- a CDS encoding GGDEF domain-containing protein, whose amino-acid sequence MKGEESVLVEKNITSESLLIGCFYAESFLTTIQEMNREENLLRALNLFTQRSLELFKCNIAAIYLLNQGRYQSFSVAYREDKHLDSLESRRFPQDFPKISSQVNYLDDEWVLPLAHFDKSLGALVLGGNYAQPSDQRLALFVEKAISMISSFIFERKLRSDSLDREQALTLLLQGTEILVRTDSEEQLLSEAGEMAMEILFLPGGFFLLESSEGSWEIRSPFGRLKQAMDWDWLTWVRQYISKEECYLRNATVHCLEIEDNPFRWEKVWIYPLQTHSGVVGELWLMNTDEDLTDQKQEILAAFIRVIGVALETIRQRDELARLANTDRLTGILNRQGFEQRFREEMASSLRRNSKFLLLLLDLDLFKELNDSLGHPVGDIALKEIAQNLRAAVREQDIVARTGGDEFTLVLTELEMNEEALHVIERMRKSMHLEAYDLGVSIGVAEFPAEGHTFDELYRLADQRLYRGKNLGKGNIIAD is encoded by the coding sequence ATGAAGGGTGAGGAGTCTGTGCTAGTAGAGAAAAATATCACAAGCGAATCTCTGTTAATTGGATGTTTTTATGCAGAATCCTTCTTGACAACCATTCAAGAGATGAACCGTGAGGAGAACCTCTTGAGAGCTTTGAATCTCTTTACTCAGAGAAGTCTTGAGCTTTTTAAATGTAATATTGCCGCCATTTATTTGCTTAATCAAGGACGTTATCAATCTTTTTCGGTTGCATATCGTGAGGATAAGCATCTCGACTCTTTGGAGTCGCGGAGGTTTCCACAGGATTTTCCTAAAATATCCTCTCAAGTCAATTATTTGGATGATGAATGGGTTTTGCCGCTTGCTCATTTTGATAAAAGCTTAGGTGCTTTGGTCCTCGGTGGCAACTATGCTCAGCCTTCTGACCAGCGACTTGCTCTCTTTGTCGAAAAAGCGATCTCGATGATTTCTTCCTTCATTTTTGAAAGAAAGCTAAGAAGCGATTCCTTAGATCGGGAACAAGCTTTGACTCTGCTCTTACAAGGAACTGAAATTCTTGTTCGAACGGATTCAGAGGAGCAGCTTTTGTCTGAAGCAGGAGAAATGGCTATGGAAATCCTGTTTCTGCCCGGGGGCTTTTTCTTATTGGAGAGTAGCGAGGGGAGTTGGGAGATTCGCTCACCTTTTGGGCGTCTCAAGCAAGCCATGGACTGGGATTGGCTGACATGGGTTAGGCAGTATATTTCCAAGGAAGAGTGCTACCTTAGAAATGCCACAGTACATTGTCTGGAAATCGAGGATAACCCATTTAGGTGGGAAAAAGTTTGGATCTATCCACTACAGACCCATAGCGGAGTCGTTGGTGAACTTTGGCTTATGAATACCGATGAGGATCTCACCGACCAAAAGCAGGAAATCCTGGCGGCCTTTATTCGTGTGATAGGTGTTGCTCTTGAGACAATTCGTCAGCGGGATGAGCTTGCTCGTCTGGCTAATACGGATCGTTTGACAGGAATACTAAATCGGCAAGGATTTGAGCAGCGTTTTCGTGAAGAAATGGCGAGCTCTCTGAGGAGGAATTCTAAATTCCTCTTGCTACTTCTTGATCTCGATCTTTTTAAGGAGCTCAACGATAGTCTAGGTCATCCGGTGGGAGACATAGCTCTGAAAGAAATCGCTCAGAACTTACGTGCGGCAGTTCGTGAACAGGATATCGTCGCGCGAACCGGTGGCGATGAATTTACACTGGTTCTAACCGAATTAGAGATGAATGAAGAAGCCTTGCACGTCATTGAGCGGATGAGGAAGAGCATGCATTTGGAAGCATATGATCTAGGAGTGAGTATTGGCGTTGCTGAGTTTCCCGCGGAAGGACATACCTTTGATGAATTATACCGTCTAGCGGATCAGAGGCTTTACCGAGGTAAGAACTTGGGCAAAGGGAATATCATAGCGGACTGA
- a CDS encoding glycerate kinase, whose translation MHVLIAVDSFKGSLSSQKAGEAMTLGIQRVFPKASTEIISMADGGEGTVEAIVSASKGEIVKAVVTSPLGDPVEGIFGKLPDDTVVLEMASASGLPLVSPEKRNPLLTSTQGTGELIRAALDLNPKEILIGIGGSATNDGGAGMAQALGARLLDREGRELKPGGGALEHLEKIDITGLDSRLQTTKITVMCDVDNPLCGPRGASVVYGPQKGADLGMVQQLDQNLARFSQIILRDLGMDFKDVPGAGAAGGLGMGLLAFAGAKLKTGIEAVLDTVDFDSKLQAADIVLTGEGRIDGQSIYGKVPMGVAKRAHRYGKPTLAIVGSIGAGSEALYEHGLSSIITIVNGPMSLEESMENAFALTADATERGFRILQIPLRFT comes from the coding sequence ATGCATGTACTTATTGCAGTAGATTCTTTTAAAGGCAGTCTAAGCAGCCAAAAGGCCGGGGAAGCAATGACCCTGGGTATTCAACGGGTCTTTCCTAAGGCCAGCACGGAGATCATCTCCATGGCTGATGGAGGAGAAGGAACTGTTGAGGCCATTGTTAGCGCTAGTAAGGGAGAGATAGTAAAAGCCGTAGTCACTTCACCCTTGGGCGATCCTGTTGAAGGAATTTTTGGGAAGCTGCCCGATGATACCGTTGTCCTAGAAATGGCTTCGGCTTCAGGATTGCCCTTGGTTTCACCGGAAAAAAGAAATCCCTTATTAACGTCTACTCAGGGGACCGGAGAACTTATCCGAGCCGCCTTAGACTTGAATCCCAAAGAGATATTAATTGGCATTGGCGGAAGTGCCACTAATGACGGCGGAGCAGGTATGGCCCAGGCCTTAGGTGCGAGATTGCTTGATCGAGAAGGTCGAGAACTGAAGCCGGGCGGCGGAGCTCTTGAGCATTTAGAGAAGATTGATATAACTGGTCTTGATTCACGTTTGCAGACGACTAAGATTACTGTGATGTGCGATGTAGATAATCCCTTATGTGGACCAAGAGGTGCTTCTGTCGTCTACGGTCCGCAAAAAGGGGCAGATCTGGGAATGGTTCAACAGCTTGATCAGAATCTTGCTCGTTTTTCCCAAATAATCCTGAGGGATCTGGGCATGGATTTTAAGGATGTTCCCGGTGCAGGTGCCGCTGGGGGTCTTGGCATGGGTCTTCTCGCATTTGCAGGTGCGAAGCTAAAGACCGGTATCGAAGCTGTTCTCGATACAGTGGACTTCGACAGTAAGCTTCAGGCCGCTGATATAGTCCTCACAGGGGAAGGGCGTATCGATGGACAGTCTATTTATGGCAAGGTACCCATGGGGGTGGCCAAAAGAGCGCACAGATATGGTAAACCCACCTTGGCAATCGTAGGCTCAATCGGGGCAGGATCGGAAGCACTTTATGAACATGGGCTGAGTTCGATTATTACTATTGTCAATGGTCCTATGTCCCTTGAAGAGTCTATGGAAAATGCTTTTGCTTTAACAGCGGATGCCACAGAACGAGGGTTTCGTATTTTACAAATTCCACTGCGTTTTACTTAA
- a CDS encoding TerC family protein: MELFSPEFFQALLAIILMDLVLGGDNAIVIGMAARNLPKDKQKKVIFIGTGGAILIRTLATLVAVYLLKIPGLMFAGGLLLVWMAYKLLTDESHDEQVESASSFWGAVRTIIIADAVMGLDNVLAVAGAAHGHPILVIFGLLVSIPIVVWGSTLVIKAINRFPVIIPIGAAVITHTAVTMLTGEKFVVDLIGESALIEWGLSAILITLVLYLGHNKTKKKTMESTEDAA; this comes from the coding sequence ATGGAACTTTTCAGTCCCGAGTTTTTTCAAGCATTATTAGCCATCATCCTCATGGACCTCGTTTTAGGCGGGGATAATGCCATCGTCATCGGTATGGCTGCCCGTAATCTACCAAAAGATAAGCAAAAGAAAGTTATATTTATTGGCACCGGGGGAGCTATCTTAATTCGTACCCTAGCTACTTTAGTCGCCGTTTATCTGTTAAAAATTCCTGGTCTGATGTTTGCCGGGGGGCTGCTCCTGGTGTGGATGGCTTATAAGCTCCTCACCGATGAAAGCCACGATGAGCAGGTAGAAAGCGCTTCGAGTTTTTGGGGAGCCGTTCGTACCATTATTATCGCCGATGCAGTAATGGGTCTGGATAATGTCCTAGCGGTTGCAGGGGCTGCTCATGGTCACCCCATTCTGGTCATCTTTGGTTTACTAGTGAGCATTCCGATCGTAGTCTGGGGAAGCACCTTAGTTATTAAGGCGATTAACCGCTTCCCAGTCATCATCCCCATTGGAGCTGCAGTCATTACTCACACCGCCGTCACCATGCTGACCGGTGAAAAGTTTGTCGTCGATCTTATTGGGGAGAGCGCCCTGATAGAATGGGGTCTTAGCGCCATCCTTATCACTCTAGTTTTGTACCTTGGGCATAACAAAACCAAGAAAAAAACCATGGAGTCGACGGAAGATGCTGCTTAA
- a CDS encoding ASKHA domain-containing protein, which yields MVQVTFLPGHTKVEVSKGSTIMQAAIAAGVPLESACGGRGTCGKCKVQIDPEKVDPTQDVGKKFLSDAEREVGWVLACRVAVDKDLTVKLSEYKDAHQRKTQLNQLTDVELAPGIQKHFLQLTRPTVEDQTPDWDRLVAALPSQKISFNRSIAAQLPQVLHQANFQVTAVLDGDKILSVEPGDTTLRNYGLAIDIGTTTTVVYLMDLLQGKVLASGAVTNPQRAYGADVISRITHAAQGPEQLQELQELVIGGLNEIIVELCAKSDVSKEEIYQAVVVGNTTMSHLFLGIDPTYLAPAPFIPVFRQEIEVEARELGLGILRTGHVVLLPNVAGYVGADTVGVMVAVKVDQLPGYTLAIDIGTNGEIILAGEKRILTCSTAAGPAFEGAEIKYGMRAADGAIERVTIQDDVECVAIGGTKPIGICGSGLIDAIAQMAESGVIYASGRIVNSQVDLDKLPPSLQQRIRRTTEGSEFVLVWAKETEIGEDIVLTQKDIREMQLAKGAIRAGVSILMKEMGIGLEQLDRVLLAGAFGNYISKDSALGIGLLPDLPLEKITAIGNAAGDGAKMVLLSQVERIKATEFANLAEHLELSTRMDFQEEFIDALSFEHQ from the coding sequence ATGGTGCAAGTAACTTTTTTGCCAGGTCATACGAAAGTAGAGGTGTCCAAGGGGAGTACCATTATGCAAGCAGCTATCGCGGCCGGGGTACCATTGGAAAGTGCCTGTGGTGGGAGAGGGACCTGTGGAAAATGTAAGGTACAAATCGACCCTGAAAAAGTTGATCCGACCCAAGATGTGGGGAAAAAGTTTTTAAGTGACGCTGAAAGGGAAGTCGGTTGGGTTCTAGCTTGCCGGGTCGCAGTAGATAAAGATTTAACCGTGAAGCTTAGTGAATATAAAGATGCTCATCAAAGGAAGACTCAGCTCAATCAATTGACGGATGTTGAACTTGCTCCAGGAATTCAAAAGCATTTTCTCCAATTAACAAGGCCTACGGTTGAAGATCAGACACCTGATTGGGATCGTCTAGTGGCCGCGTTACCTTCACAAAAGATTTCTTTTAACCGCAGTATTGCCGCTCAACTTCCGCAGGTACTTCACCAAGCGAACTTTCAGGTGACAGCTGTTCTGGACGGAGATAAAATATTATCCGTGGAGCCGGGGGACACTACCCTGCGAAATTATGGTTTAGCCATCGATATTGGCACAACTACTACGGTAGTCTATTTAATGGATTTGCTCCAGGGGAAAGTCCTCGCTAGTGGCGCGGTGACCAATCCACAACGAGCCTATGGAGCAGATGTTATCTCGAGGATTACCCATGCTGCTCAGGGACCGGAGCAACTGCAGGAGCTCCAGGAGTTGGTCATCGGCGGTTTGAATGAAATTATTGTCGAATTGTGTGCAAAAAGTGATGTAAGCAAAGAGGAGATATATCAGGCTGTGGTCGTGGGAAACACCACCATGAGTCATTTGTTCTTAGGGATCGACCCAACCTATTTAGCACCGGCACCCTTTATTCCAGTTTTCCGGCAAGAGATTGAGGTTGAAGCAAGGGAATTGGGGTTGGGCATTCTAAGAACAGGGCATGTCGTTCTTTTGCCGAATGTTGCCGGGTATGTGGGAGCCGATACTGTCGGGGTGATGGTCGCCGTGAAGGTAGATCAATTACCGGGATATACCCTAGCCATCGATATAGGCACTAACGGAGAGATCATACTTGCCGGTGAGAAGAGAATTTTGACTTGTTCAACTGCTGCCGGTCCGGCCTTTGAGGGTGCGGAGATTAAATATGGGATGAGAGCTGCGGATGGTGCTATTGAAAGGGTAACGATTCAGGATGATGTGGAATGTGTGGCCATCGGTGGGACTAAGCCTATTGGCATATGTGGCTCGGGCTTGATTGATGCTATTGCCCAGATGGCTGAATCGGGAGTCATCTATGCCAGTGGTCGAATCGTCAATAGCCAAGTGGATCTCGATAAACTTCCCCCATCACTCCAACAGCGTATACGGAGAACGACAGAAGGAAGCGAATTTGTGCTTGTCTGGGCTAAGGAGACGGAAATAGGTGAAGATATCGTTCTAACTCAAAAAGATATACGCGAAATGCAGCTTGCGAAAGGTGCAATCCGAGCCGGGGTAAGTATTCTCATGAAAGAGATGGGGATCGGTCTGGAACAGCTGGATCGGGTGCTTTTGGCAGGAGCCTTCGGTAACTACATTAGTAAAGACAGTGCTTTAGGCATTGGCTTGCTTCCCGATCTGCCGCTTGAAAAAATTACGGCTATCGGCAATGCAGCAGGGGATGGAGCTAAAATGGTTTTACTATCCCAGGTTGAACGAATAAAAGCCACCGAATTTGCTAATCTTGCTGAGCATCTGGAATTGTCCACACGCATGGATTTTCAGGAAGAATTTATCGACGCTCTTTCTTTTGAGCACCAGTAG
- the ltrA gene encoding group II intron reverse transcriptase/maturase → MNVTKTEAKCSQLPRDESQKEGSPQKNSAEHEGYGGVHSSVRITENNITDADQSKERLLEGVVDRDNMNHAFKRVKSNKGAHGIDGMGVDELLQYLKENGSQLRQSILDGKYRPNPVRRVEIPKEDGKKRMLGIPTVVDRVVQQAIAQQFTPIFEEQFSDNSYGFRPGRSAHDAIKKCQTNIDEGYKYVVDMDLEKYFDTVNQSKLVEVLSRTIKDGRVISLVHKYLRAGVVVRKRFEETEVGVPQGGPLSPLLSNIMLNELDKELERRGHRFVRYADDMMIFCKSRRSAERVLNNIIPFIEEKLFLKVNREKTVVDYVGKVKFLGFSFYQMKGKTRIRIHPRSVAKMRGKVKELTSRSNGMGNELRATKLRRYIMGWINYFKLADMKSLLLQTDEWMRRRIRMIYWKQWKRVRTKLKMLKSLGIREQKAWEYANTRKSYWKTSNSPILSKSLTNNVIKGFGFLFFSEYYRQVTA, encoded by the coding sequence ATGAATGTTACCAAAACAGAAGCGAAGTGTAGCCAACTTCCAAGAGACGAAAGTCAAAAGGAAGGCTCACCACAAAAGAATAGTGCAGAACACGAAGGATATGGGGGAGTGCACAGTTCTGTGAGGATCACTGAAAACAACATCACCGACGCAGACCAGTCGAAGGAGAGATTGCTTGAAGGAGTCGTAGACAGAGACAACATGAACCACGCGTTCAAAAGGGTCAAGTCGAACAAAGGAGCTCACGGAATCGATGGGATGGGTGTGGATGAACTTCTACAATATCTCAAAGAAAACGGAAGCCAACTCAGACAGTCAATCTTGGACGGAAAATACCGTCCTAATCCCGTCAGAAGGGTAGAAATACCCAAGGAGGACGGAAAGAAGAGAATGCTAGGGATACCAACGGTAGTAGATCGAGTAGTACAGCAAGCGATAGCCCAACAGTTCACACCGATCTTCGAGGAGCAGTTTTCCGACAACAGCTATGGGTTTAGACCCGGACGAAGCGCTCATGATGCCATCAAAAAGTGTCAGACTAACATAGACGAGGGATACAAATATGTGGTCGACATGGATTTAGAGAAATACTTCGATACCGTAAATCAAAGCAAACTGGTAGAAGTACTATCCAGAACCATCAAAGATGGTCGAGTTATATCGCTGGTCCACAAATATCTAAGAGCAGGAGTCGTCGTCAGAAAACGCTTCGAAGAAACAGAAGTCGGCGTACCTCAGGGAGGTCCTTTGAGCCCCCTTCTTAGCAACATTATGCTAAATGAATTGGACAAGGAACTGGAGAGAAGGGGCCACAGATTCGTCCGCTATGCAGACGATATGATGATCTTCTGCAAAAGCAGAAGAAGCGCTGAGCGTGTACTAAACAACATCATCCCCTTCATCGAAGAGAAACTATTTCTTAAAGTGAACAGGGAGAAAACAGTGGTTGACTACGTAGGAAAGGTGAAATTTCTTGGATTCTCGTTCTACCAAATGAAAGGTAAAACGAGAATCAGAATACACCCGAGATCGGTGGCAAAGATGCGTGGCAAAGTGAAAGAACTTACTTCCAGAAGCAACGGAATGGGAAATGAGCTCAGAGCAACAAAGCTTAGACGCTATATTATGGGATGGATAAACTATTTTAAATTAGCGGATATGAAGTCATTGCTATTGCAAACCGATGAATGGATGAGAAGGCGCATTCGCATGATTTACTGGAAACAGTGGAAACGAGTGAGGACAAAGCTGAAAATGCTTAAATCATTAGGAATCCGCGAGCAGAAAGCATGGGAGTACGCAAACACAAGAAAGAGCTACTGGAAAACGTCCAATAGCCCTATCCTATCCAAATCCCTAACTAACAATGTCATTAAAGGGTTTGGGTTCCTATTCTTTTCAGAGTATTATCGACAAGTCACAGCGTGA
- a CDS encoding zinc-ribbon domain containing protein produces MFRTCKDCGAEFVFSVSEQEFYAEKGFTNEPGRCPSCRAARKQQTRGNGGYQRQERQMYPAVCASCGVDTMVPFQPSGDKPVYCRDCFTPRSRY; encoded by the coding sequence ATTTTCCGTACCTGTAAAGACTGTGGAGCAGAATTCGTATTCTCAGTTTCTGAGCAAGAATTCTACGCTGAAAAAGGGTTCACCAATGAGCCTGGCCGTTGCCCTTCTTGCCGTGCAGCAAGAAAGCAACAAACTCGTGGTAATGGTGGCTATCAACGTCAAGAACGCCAAATGTACCCTGCAGTTTGCGCTTCCTGTGGCGTAGATACCATGGTTCCTTTCCAACCTAGTGGCGACAAGCCAGTATACTGCCGCGATTGCTTCACCCCACGCAGCCGTTACTAA
- a CDS encoding Crp/Fnr family transcriptional regulator: MKRCLICLEELDLFRGLEKEQITNLCQCTNKKRLSKGHYLFYQGDITSTIFLVKSGKLKLVQSAEDGHETILDICGPGEVLGELSLYQEQKECSSALAMEEACICCFSKMQFEMLIKKDPSFALRIIDYLGQKRYANMNSDKETRRTVKERLLGLFYNLANQYGKKLPNATMIDLIITQQELADMIGSSRVMVIQALNELKEAKIVDRTNRYYILKDDPCLSTHIFK, from the coding sequence ATGAAACGTTGCCTCATCTGCCTAGAAGAATTGGATCTGTTTCGGGGTCTGGAAAAAGAACAGATTACAAACTTGTGTCAATGTACAAATAAAAAACGGCTGTCCAAAGGACACTATCTTTTTTATCAAGGGGATATTACAAGTACTATATTTCTTGTGAAATCAGGAAAACTTAAACTTGTGCAAAGTGCTGAAGATGGACATGAAACAATTCTGGATATCTGTGGTCCCGGTGAGGTACTAGGTGAGTTGTCGCTATATCAAGAACAAAAGGAATGTTCTAGCGCGTTAGCCATGGAAGAGGCTTGCATCTGTTGCTTTAGTAAAATGCAATTTGAAATGTTAATTAAGAAAGATCCTTCTTTTGCCTTAAGGATAATTGATTACCTTGGGCAAAAGCGTTATGCCAATATGAATTCAGATAAGGAAACTAGACGAACTGTAAAAGAAAGATTATTAGGTCTATTTTATAACCTTGCCAACCAATATGGGAAAAAGCTGCCAAACGCGACAATGATCGATTTAATAATTACGCAGCAGGAATTAGCTGATATGATTGGTTCTTCACGGGTAATGGTCATTCAGGCCCTTAATGAGTTAAAAGAAGCCAAAATAGTCGACCGCACTAACAGATATTACATATTAAAAGATGACCCTTGTCTTAGTACGCACATATTTAAATAA
- a CDS encoding IS1380-like element ISEcp1 family transposase: protein MINKIDFKAKNLTSNAGLFLLLENAKSNGIFDFIENDLVFDNDSTNKIKMNHIKTMLCGHFIGIDKLERLKLLQNDPLVNEFDISVKEPETVSRFLGNFNFKTTQMFRDINFKVFKKLLTKSKLTSITIDIDSSVINVEGHQEGASKGYNPKKLGNRCYNIQFAFCDELKAYVTGFVRSGNTYTANGAAEMIKEIVANIKSDDLEILFRMDSGYFDEKIIETIESLGCKYLIKAKSYSTLTSQATNSSIVFVKGEEGRETTELYTKLVKWEKDRRFVVSRVLKPEKERAQLSLLEGSEYDYFFFVTNTTLLSEKVVIYYEKRGNAENYIKEAKYDMAVGHLLLKSFWANEAVFQMMMLSYNLFLLFKFDSLDSSEYRQQIKTFRLKYVFLAAKIIKTARYVIMKLSENYPYKGVYEKCLV from the coding sequence ATGATTAATAAAATTGATTTCAAAGCTAAGAATCTAACATCAAATGCAGGTCTTTTTCTGCTCCTTGAGAATGCAAAAAGCAATGGGATTTTTGATTTTATTGAAAATGACCTCGTATTTGATAATGACTCAACAAATAAAATCAAGATGAATCATATAAAGACCATGCTCTGCGGTCACTTCATTGGCATTGATAAGTTAGAACGTCTAAAGCTACTTCAAAATGATCCCCTCGTCAACGAGTTTGATATTTCCGTAAAAGAACCTGAAACAGTGTCACGGTTTCTAGGAAACTTCAACTTCAAGACAACCCAAATGTTTAGAGACATTAATTTTAAAGTCTTTAAAAAACTGCTCACTAAAAGTAAATTGACATCCATTACGATTGATATTGATAGTAGTGTAATTAACGTAGAAGGTCATCAAGAAGGTGCGTCAAAAGGATATAATCCTAAGAAACTGGGAAACCGATGCTACAATATCCAATTTGCATTTTGCGACGAATTAAAAGCATATGTTACCGGATTTGTAAGAAGTGGCAATACTTACACTGCAAACGGTGCTGCGGAAATGATCAAAGAAATTGTTGCTAACATCAAATCAGACGATTTAGAAATTTTATTTCGAATGGATAGTGGCTACTTTGATGAAAAAATTATCGAAACGATAGAATCTCTTGGATGCAAATATTTAATTAAAGCCAAAAGTTATTCTACACTCACCTCACAAGCAACGAATTCATCAATTGTATTCGTTAAAGGAGAAGAAGGTAGAGAAACTACAGAACTGTATACAAAATTAGTTAAATGGGAAAAAGACAGAAGATTTGTCGTATCTCGCGTACTGAAACCAGAAAAAGAAAGAGCACAATTATCACTTTTAGAAGGTTCCGAATACGACTACTTTTTCTTTGTAACAAATACTACCTTGCTTTCTGAAAAAGTAGTTATATACTATGAAAAGCGTGGTAATGCTGAAAACTATATCAAAGAAGCCAAATACGACATGGCGGTGGGTCATCTCTTGCTAAAGTCATTTTGGGCGAATGAAGCCGTGTTTCAAATGATGATGCTTTCATATAACCTATTTTTGTTGTTCAAGTTTGATTCCTTGGACTCTTCAGAATACAGACAGCAAATAAAGACCTTTCGTTTGAAGTATGTATTTCTTGCAGCAAAAATAATCAAAACCGCAAGATATGTAATCATGAAGTTGTCGGAAAACTATCCGTACAAGGGAGTGTATGAAAAATGTCTGGTATAA